CCCAGATGACCAGGATGGGCGCCGCGTTAAGAATGGAGGAGTAGGTACCGCTGAAGATACCCACCAGAAGGATGATCACGAAATGGCGGATGGTCACGCCACCGAAGAGGGCCAGGGCCAGCAGGGTAAGCATCACCGTCAACTGGGTGTTGATCGAGCGGTCCAGGGTCTGGACGATGGAGTGGTTGACCAGGGTTTCATATTCCAGCCCCCGGTAAATGCGGGAGTTTTCCCGAATGCGGTCGAAGACCACGATGGAGTCGTGCACAGAGAAGCCAATGACGGTGAGCAGAGCGGTGAGGAACATGGCATCGGCCTCCCAGCCCAGGAAGTGCCCCAACATGGCCTCCACCCCCAGGGTGACCGCCACATCGTGCAACATGGCCAGAATGGCGGCCACGCCGTAGCGGAAGGCGTTGGGCACCCCCCGGAAGGCGTAGGTCAGGTAGAGCAAAATGGCCAGGGCCGAGAGCGCCACGGCCCCGGCAGCACGGGTGGCCACCTCTTTCCCCACCGAGGGGCCAACATGGATGAACCGGCGCACCTCCACCTGGTCGTTGAAGCGCTTCTCCATCTCGGCCACCACCTGATTGGCCTTGGCTTCGTCGATGGGCTTGGAGCGCACGATGACCGAGTTGTCCACCGAGGTTTGCACCACCGGGTCGCCGATGCCCAGGTCGGTGTAGAGGGCAATGACCTCGGCTGGCTGAGGCGCCTGGTGGGCGAAACGAACCTCCAGCAGACTGCCGCCCGTGAAGTCAATAGCCAACGGCAGGCCCCAGAGGGCCAGAGCCAGCATCCCCGGAATGATGACCAGGAACGAAAGCAGCAGGAACCAGTAACGTTTGCCGACGATATTCATTTGGGCCTCCGCGTTAGATACCGAACCACTTGGGGTGCTCGGCAAACTTGATGCGATCCAGCAAGGTGTGGAGATAGACGCGGGTCACCGTAATGGCGGTGAACAGGGAGACCCCCACACCCAGCGCCAGGGTGAAGGCGAAGCCTTTCACCAGGCTGGCGCCATAGGCGTTGCCGAACCAGTACAAAATGGCCGTGGTGATCAGGGTGGAGATGTTGGCATCCCGAATGGACGGCCAGGCTCGATGCCAGCCCAAATCAATGGCGTTGATCAGCGCATGGCCGGCGCGCAACTCTTCCTTCATGCGCTCAAAAATGAGGATGTTCGCATCCACGGCCATGCCGATACTCAAGATGAACGCGGCGATCCCCGGCAGCGTCAGGGTCACCGGGATCCACTTGAACAGAGCCAGGGAGAACAAGGCGTAGGTGATCAACGCGATGTCGGCCACCAGGCCCGGCAAGCGGTAGTAGAGGGCCATGAACAGCAACACGATCCCCAGGCCGATCAACCCGGCGACCAAAGAGCGCTGCAGGGAGTCCTCACCCAGGGTGGGGCCAATGGTGCGGCTCTCGGCCACCTTCAGCGGGATGGGCAGGGAGCCGTACCGCAGTTGGATGGCCAGATCGTTGGCCGACTCGTAGGTGAAGTTACCGCTGATCACGCCGCGACCATCGGTGATGGGCTCACGGACCACGGGCGCGGAGATGATGGTCTTATCCAGGGCGATACCCAGATACTCGCCCACATGCTTGCTGGTGAAGTCGCCGAAAATCTTGGCCCCTTCGTCGGTGAGCACAAAGGCGATCTGATAGCCCTTTCCCACCTGATCCGCCTGCACGGTCACGCTTTTCAGCGCCGCACCGGTCATCACCGTGTGATACACCTTGGGCTGAGGCGTAGGCGAGGGCAGGGCCGTGGCTTCGCCGGTCAGCGTGGCCTGGGGGGGCGCCGTAGGCGTGGGAGTGGCCGGGGTCGCCGTCCCACCCAGGTCGGTCTGGACCACTGTTCCCGGGGGCAGGTATTCCTTCCCCAACGCCACGAACTCCAACACGCCCGTCTTGCGGATGGTGCTCAGCGCCCGTTCGGGGTCCGTTTCGCCCGGGATTTCGACCACGATGCGGCAGTTTTCCGCCAGTTGCACCACCGCCTCGGACACGCCCAAGGCGTTGACGCGCTTCTCCACGATGACGCGGGCGGTGGTCATTGCCTCGGGGTCCACCTGGTCACAAGGCATATCCGCTTCCAAAAGCGCCTGAACGCCTCCACGCAGGTCCAGGCCGAGGTGGAAGTCCAGCGGACGGTCGTAGTTGATGTTTCCCCAGTGAATGTGGATTCCCGGGTTGTTCGGCCACACAATCCAGGCCGAAAAAGCGGTGAGGAGCAAGATCGGGATCAGCCAGCGTCGATATTTTTCCATCAATGAAGCCTCCCAATAAGCATCGCCTGCGCGAGGCGCAGGACGGAGGGATTATACCACCATCCCCTCTCTCGCATCTTTCAATGAGGCACGAAAGGGCGATAGGCCTCCCACACCTGGGGGGCCTTTTCGCGGGCGCGGGCGGCGATGGCTTCCTCGTCCAGGGTGAGCAAGGCCCCGTCGCGCATCAACACCCGGCCGGCGACGATGGTGGTCGTGATCTGCCGCTCGTAGGCACCAAAGAGGAGGTGCCAGGGCAGGTTCTCAGGGGTGACCGGCGTGTGGGGATGCCAGTCCACGAAGATCAAATCGGCCGCGGCGCCCCTGGTGAGCCGGCCCAACGAAACTCCGGGGAAATATCGCTCGGCCAGCGCCCGATTGTTCTCCACGGCGATGCGCATCACGGTGTTACCGTCCATGCGCCGGGGATCGCCAGCGGCCAGTTTAGGCAACAGGTACGCAAAACGCATCTCTTCCCACATGGCGTGGGGGAACCCATCGGTGCCCAGCACCACCCTGACGCCCAGGCGCAACATCTCTTCCACGCGGGCCGCGCCCACGGCGTTGTTCATGTTCGAGCGAGGCTGGTGGCTCAGCCAGGTGCCCGTCTCGGCCAGGTGAAGCATTTCGCGGGCGTCGATGTGCACGCCATGGGCCACGATGGTGCCCTCGCCAAGGATGCCATGGCGGCTCAGGCGGTCGGCCGCCCGCTCCCCGGTGCGCCGGAGGCTGTCGTCCTCGTCGGCCGGATGCTCCGCCAGGTGAATGTGGAAACCTACCTCGGGCGGGCAGGCCTCGCGGGCCGCGGCCAGGGTGTCCTCGTCCAACGTCAGGCTGGCGTGCAGGCCAAAGGTGGCCGCCAGACGCTGCTGAGGCGTACCATAGGCGGGGTCGCGGCGCACACGCTCGGCGAAGCGGCGATTTTCCTCAATGGCCGTCCGGGCTTTGGCTTTGCCGTAGCGGTCGGTGACCTCATAGGCCAGCACCGCCCGTACGCCAGCCCGTTGCACCACCTCGGCGATCACATCCAGCGAGCCTTCCAGCGCGTTGGGCGAGGCGTGATGATCGAAAAGCGTGGTCACGCCGTTGCGGATGGCGTCCACCAGCATCACCTCCGCCGAGAGGCGCACAGCCTCCTCGTCCAACGCCTGGTCCAGGGGCCACCACAGGCGCTGCAGGATCTCGGGGAAATCCTTCGGCGCCGGGCCGGGAATGGCCATCCCCCGGGCAAAAGCGCCGTAAAAATGCGTGTGCGCACAGATTTGCCCCGGCATCACCCACTGGCCGCGGGCATCTAGCCGTTCCTCTGCGGGGTAACGGGCCTCCATCTCGGCACTGGGCCCCAAATCGGTAATGATCCCATCCCGCACAAGCAAAGCGTGGTCGGGCAACAACCGCCGCTCCTCGTCCCAGGTGACCAACATCGCATGGGTCACTAACATCCGTCTCCTCCTCCGTTGAGATTAGGGGGAACCAGGGCCCTCCAGGGCCTGCCGAATCCAATCTACATAGGCATCGTCCCACACTACCACGGAAGCCACATGAGGCTCCCGCCCGATGAAAACCCAATCCATAGTGGGCCGAACCAAATCCGTGGGTACGGGAAGGACCTCCGGGGTCCGGCCCGCGGCCACAAAGGCTCCGTAGAAGCACAACAACCGGGCCACATCCTCCGCGGGGATGTCGGTAAGCACGGCGGAGCGCAGCGTTGCCACAATCTGGGGCAATTGCGTGAAGGTCTCCGGATCGGCCAGACTGCGCAGAATCCCCTGAATCACCCACCCCTGCCGTTCGGCCCGAACGAAACCCGGACGATCCATCCGCGCCCGAGCCAGGGCCAGGGCCTGGCGGCCGTCCAGAAGGTAATGTCCCGGCTCAAAGTGGGCGCCGGAGGCCCGATCATGAATGGCATAGGGGATATCCACCGGGATGCCGCCGATGGCGTTGATGGCGTTGACGAAGGCCCGGAAGCCCCGTAAATCCACGGCCACATATCGGTCCACAGGCACCTTGAAATTGTAGGCGACGGTGTCTGCCATCAGACGCACACCCCCACTCAGGGCCCCCCCGCCGCTCATCAGGGGCGTCCCCAGGAAGTAGGCCGAGGTGAGTTTGATGGGGCTGGGATAGGCGCTATCCCAAGGCAGGTCCACATAGAGATCGCGGGGCAAGGGCACCACCACCAGGCGCAGGTGGGCAAAATCCACTCGCACCAGGCGGATGGCGTCCCCCATGCCAAAACGGAAGGTGGGCGAAACGCCCAGCACCAAAAAGGTCATCTGCGCCGGGGCGTGACAGAATCCCGTGACATCCACGGCTTTGGGAAGCGGGGTTGGCGTGACGGAGCCCTGGGCCGCACCCCCCGCGCCAGGGAAGGCCAGTGTAGTCAGCACAATCACGAACATCACCCCAGGCCACCACAGTTTGCCCCTCACAGGTCACTCCTCCGGGGTCGGCGTGGGCGGGAACCACACCGGGAAAATATAACGCAACAGTGGGCGTACCTCTTCGGGCACCGTCCCCTCCAACACCCGACCATCGGGCAAAAAGTAGGCAAAGGCTAAGCGCACCACGCCGCGCAGGCTGCCCAAAGGTTTGCCATAGCATACCACGGCTTTCTCTTGCTGGCGCTCCGGCAAGGGCGCGCAGGCCAACTGCATCCCGTTGATGCGCACCTTGAGCGCAGCGGGGTAGCGGGCGTGAAAGAAGACATAGCGCAACACGCGGTCGCCACCGCGGTCCACCCAGGCCCAACCCCGCAAACAGAGGTCGGTGGACGCCGCCGTGCACTCGCCCAAGAAAAAGACCGGCTCCGGCGTCACGGTGGGAGTGAAGGCCACCTTGGGCGACGGCTGGGGGAACGGCGAAGCAACCGGGCCAGGCCAGGGCGTTGGTGAAGCCGCCACCGACGCCCTGGCCGTCCATAGTCGGGTAGGCGAGGGCGCGGCCCAAGAGACCGTGGGCGCCGCAGTGGGTGCGGCTGTGGGCGCAGCGCGGGTCACACACCCCGCCGCGATCCCCAACACCACCGCCCATACAAGCCGCCACCAGCCCCGGGCCATCCGTGCGCGTCGTCCATCC
This portion of the Anaerolineae bacterium genome encodes:
- the secF gene encoding protein translocase subunit SecF, whose protein sequence is MNIVGKRYWFLLLSFLVIIPGMLALALWGLPLAIDFTGGSLLEVRFAHQAPQPAEVIALYTDLGIGDPVVQTSVDNSVIVRSKPIDEAKANQVVAEMEKRFNDQVEVRRFIHVGPSVGKEVATRAAGAVALSALAILLYLTYAFRGVPNAFRYGVAAILAMLHDVAVTLGVEAMLGHFLGWEADAMFLTALLTVIGFSVHDSIVVFDRIRENSRIYRGLEYETLVNHSIVQTLDRSINTQLTVMLTLLALALFGGVTIRHFVIILLVGIFSGTYSSILNAAPILVIWENREWRTWFRRKPGEAAA
- the secD gene encoding protein translocase subunit SecD, with translation MEKYRRWLIPILLLTAFSAWIVWPNNPGIHIHWGNINYDRPLDFHLGLDLRGGVQALLEADMPCDQVDPEAMTTARVIVEKRVNALGVSEAVVQLAENCRIVVEIPGETDPERALSTIRKTGVLEFVALGKEYLPPGTVVQTDLGGTATPATPTPTAPPQATLTGEATALPSPTPQPKVYHTVMTGAALKSVTVQADQVGKGYQIAFVLTDEGAKIFGDFTSKHVGEYLGIALDKTIISAPVVREPITDGRGVISGNFTYESANDLAIQLRYGSLPIPLKVAESRTIGPTLGEDSLQRSLVAGLIGLGIVLLFMALYYRLPGLVADIALITYALFSLALFKWIPVTLTLPGIAAFILSIGMAVDANILIFERMKEELRAGHALINAIDLGWHRAWPSIRDANISTLITTAILYWFGNAYGASLVKGFAFTLALGVGVSLFTAITVTRVYLHTLLDRIKFAEHPKWFGI
- the ssnA gene encoding putative aminohydrolase SsnA encodes the protein MLVTHAMLVTWDEERRLLPDHALLVRDGIITDLGPSAEMEARYPAEERLDARGQWVMPGQICAHTHFYGAFARGMAIPGPAPKDFPEILQRLWWPLDQALDEEAVRLSAEVMLVDAIRNGVTTLFDHHASPNALEGSLDVIAEVVQRAGVRAVLAYEVTDRYGKAKARTAIEENRRFAERVRRDPAYGTPQQRLAATFGLHASLTLDEDTLAAAREACPPEVGFHIHLAEHPADEDDSLRRTGERAADRLSRHGILGEGTIVAHGVHIDAREMLHLAETGTWLSHQPRSNMNNAVGAARVEEMLRLGVRVVLGTDGFPHAMWEEMRFAYLLPKLAAGDPRRMDGNTVMRIAVENNRALAERYFPGVSLGRLTRGAAADLIFVDWHPHTPVTPENLPWHLLFGAYERQITTTIVAGRVLMRDGALLTLDEEAIAARAREKAPQVWEAYRPFVPH
- a CDS encoding LCP family protein; this translates as MRGKLWWPGVMFVIVLTTLAFPGAGGAAQGSVTPTPLPKAVDVTGFCHAPAQMTFLVLGVSPTFRFGMGDAIRLVRVDFAHLRLVVVPLPRDLYVDLPWDSAYPSPIKLTSAYFLGTPLMSGGGALSGGVRLMADTVAYNFKVPVDRYVAVDLRGFRAFVNAINAIGGIPVDIPYAIHDRASGAHFEPGHYLLDGRQALALARARMDRPGFVRAERQGWVIQGILRSLADPETFTQLPQIVATLRSAVLTDIPAEDVARLLCFYGAFVAAGRTPEVLPVPTDLVRPTMDWVFIGREPHVASVVVWDDAYVDWIRQALEGPGSP